The proteins below come from a single Streptomyces spongiicola genomic window:
- a CDS encoding xanthine dehydrogenase family protein molybdopterin-binding subunit — MTARPAERTREREVGRARARKEDAHLVTGQTRWTDNISVPGMLHMAVLRSPMAHARIDRVDAAPALERPGVVAAFTGRDLAGGLAPLPCVWPVTDDIVMPDHPPVAVGEVRYAGDPVAVVVARDRYAAADALEAVDVDYTPLEPVLDLEAALAEGAPLVHADKGTNRCYVWPLTTGEDWEPVRDRADVVVSRRFRQQRLVPNAMEPRAVVVTPIAASGEYTLHSATQIPHILRLLLAKVTGIPEQKLRVIAPDVGGGFGSKLQVYGEEAVALAVARALGRPVKWTESRSEGYLATHHGRGQIQDVRIAATREGRLLGLKVDLLADMGAYLMLITPGTPLLGAFMYPAIYKMDAYAFTCTGVFTTRTPTDAYRGAGRPEATFAIERVMDELAAELGMDPLDLRRRNWIGHDEFPYTSIAGLTYDSGDYEAATDKALALFGYEGMRAEQQERVRRGDPVRLGIGISTYTEMCGVAPSRVLGDLRYAAGGWEAAGVRLLPTGKAEVVTGTSPHGQGHVTCWSQIAADVLGVPFEDVEVVHGDTRAAPQGMDTYGSRSLVVGGTAVHEAARKVVEKARRIAAHLLEAGEDDLDFAEGVFSVKGSPEARRTIQEIAFDAFSSHDLPEGMEPTLHAGHVVDPDEFSYPHGTHLCAVDVDTETGRTRIRSYVCVDDVGRVVNPVIVEGQVHGGLAQGIGQALYEEAVYDADGNLTSGTMADYLVPSAVDLPEFTTERTETPATTNPLGVKGVGEAGTIASTPAVVNAVVDALRPLGVTDVPMPCTPERVWRAIRQARGGEGGPAQTGNGEDRPPQTGNGEGGPPPAGRPEGAEPTDGRAAGPGGEGPA, encoded by the coding sequence GTGACCGCCCGGCCCGCGGAACGGACGCGCGAGCGGGAGGTCGGACGCGCCCGGGCCCGCAAGGAGGACGCGCACCTGGTCACCGGCCAGACCCGGTGGACCGACAACATCAGCGTGCCCGGCATGCTGCACATGGCCGTGCTGCGCAGCCCCATGGCGCACGCCCGGATCGACCGGGTGGACGCGGCCCCGGCGCTGGAGCGGCCGGGCGTCGTCGCCGCGTTCACCGGACGCGACCTCGCCGGCGGTCTGGCCCCGCTGCCGTGCGTGTGGCCGGTGACCGACGACATCGTGATGCCCGACCATCCGCCGGTCGCCGTCGGCGAGGTGCGCTACGCGGGGGACCCGGTCGCCGTCGTGGTCGCCCGGGACCGCTACGCGGCGGCCGACGCCCTCGAGGCGGTGGACGTCGACTACACCCCGCTGGAGCCGGTGCTCGACCTGGAGGCGGCCCTCGCGGAGGGCGCACCGCTGGTGCACGCCGACAAGGGCACGAACCGGTGCTACGTCTGGCCGCTGACGACCGGTGAGGACTGGGAGCCGGTACGGGACCGGGCCGATGTGGTGGTCTCGCGGCGGTTCCGCCAGCAGCGGCTCGTCCCCAACGCGATGGAGCCGCGCGCCGTGGTCGTGACGCCGATCGCCGCGTCCGGGGAGTACACGCTGCACTCCGCCACCCAGATCCCCCACATCCTGCGGCTATTGCTGGCGAAGGTCACCGGCATCCCGGAGCAGAAGCTGCGGGTGATCGCCCCGGACGTGGGAGGCGGCTTCGGTTCGAAGCTCCAGGTGTACGGGGAGGAGGCCGTCGCGCTCGCCGTGGCGCGCGCCCTGGGCCGGCCGGTGAAGTGGACCGAGTCGCGCTCCGAGGGGTACCTCGCCACCCACCACGGTCGCGGGCAGATCCAGGACGTCCGGATCGCGGCGACCCGCGAGGGGAGGCTGCTGGGGCTGAAGGTCGACCTGCTCGCCGACATGGGCGCGTATCTGATGCTGATCACACCGGGCACCCCGCTGCTCGGGGCGTTCATGTACCCGGCGATCTACAAGATGGACGCCTATGCCTTCACCTGCACCGGCGTCTTCACCACGCGGACGCCCACCGACGCCTACCGGGGCGCGGGCCGCCCGGAGGCGACGTTCGCGATCGAGCGCGTCATGGACGAACTCGCCGCCGAACTGGGCATGGACCCGCTGGACCTGCGCCGCCGCAACTGGATCGGCCACGACGAGTTCCCGTACACCTCGATCGCCGGGCTCACCTACGACAGCGGCGACTACGAGGCGGCGACGGACAAGGCGCTGGCGCTGTTCGGCTACGAGGGGATGCGGGCCGAGCAGCAGGAGCGGGTGCGGCGCGGCGACCCGGTGCGCCTGGGCATCGGGATCTCGACGTACACGGAGATGTGCGGGGTCGCGCCGAGCCGGGTGCTGGGGGATCTGCGGTACGCGGCCGGCGGCTGGGAGGCGGCCGGCGTCCGCCTGCTGCCGACGGGCAAGGCCGAGGTGGTCACGGGCACCAGTCCGCACGGGCAGGGCCATGTGACGTGCTGGAGCCAGATCGCTGCCGACGTGCTGGGCGTGCCGTTCGAGGACGTCGAGGTGGTGCACGGCGACACCCGGGCCGCGCCCCAGGGGATGGACACCTACGGTTCGCGCTCCCTGGTGGTCGGCGGTACGGCGGTCCACGAGGCGGCGCGGAAGGTGGTGGAGAAGGCCCGGAGGATCGCGGCGCATCTGCTGGAGGCCGGCGAGGACGACCTCGACTTCGCGGAGGGCGTGTTCTCGGTGAAGGGCTCCCCGGAGGCGCGGCGGACCATCCAGGAGATCGCGTTCGACGCGTTCTCCTCGCACGACCTGCCCGAGGGCATGGAGCCGACGCTCCACGCCGGCCATGTCGTGGACCCGGACGAATTCTCCTACCCGCACGGCACGCATCTGTGCGCCGTGGACGTCGACACGGAGACGGGCCGCACCCGGATCCGCTCCTATGTGTGCGTCGACGACGTCGGACGGGTGGTCAACCCGGTGATCGTGGAGGGCCAGGTGCACGGCGGCCTCGCCCAGGGCATCGGGCAGGCACTCTACGAGGAGGCCGTCTACGACGCCGACGGCAATCTGACGTCCGGGACGATGGCGGACTACCTGGTGCCCTCCGCGGTGGACCTGCCGGAGTTCACGACCGAGCGCACCGAGACGCCCGCGACCACCAACCCGCTGGGGGTGAAGGGCGTCGGGGAGGCGGGGACGATCGCCTCGACACCGGCCGTCGTGAACGCCGTCGTGGACGCGCTGCGGCCGCTCGGGGTGACGGACGTGCCGATGCCGTGCACCCCGGAGCGGGTGTGGCGGGCCATCCGGCAGGCCCGGGGCGGGGAGGGCGGCCCGGCACAGACCGGGAACGGAGAAGACCGCCCGCCACAGACCGGGAACGGAGAAGGCGGCCCGCCACCGGCCGGGCGGCCGGAGGGTGCGGAGCCGACGGACGGCCGGGCGGCCGGCCCGGGCGGGGAGGGGCCGGCATGA
- a CDS encoding FAD binding domain-containing protein — translation MIPAAFDYRRPDSVDEAVAALAESGEEAKVLAGGQSLLAMLRLRLVFPELLVDVGAIDALRGIREEGDTLVVGAMTTHRDVMADPLVRRHAGLLAAATATVADPAVRNRGTLGGSLAHADPAADLPAVVLALDGELVAAGPAGLRTIPARDFFTDYLESALSSDELLVEVRIPKAGDWGFRYEKFHRAAQAWATVGVAALVRTDGGRIAEARIGLTNMGPTPLRAAATEAALAGAADAGEVERAAQAAAEGTRPASDLWGSSEYREHLARVLTRRAVLAAAGPA, via the coding sequence ATGATCCCCGCGGCGTTCGACTACCGGCGTCCGGACTCGGTGGACGAGGCCGTGGCCGCGCTCGCCGAGTCCGGTGAGGAGGCGAAGGTCCTCGCCGGCGGCCAGAGCCTGCTCGCCATGTTGCGGCTGCGGCTCGTCTTCCCCGAACTCCTGGTCGACGTGGGCGCGATCGACGCTCTGCGCGGGATCCGCGAGGAGGGCGACACCCTCGTCGTCGGCGCCATGACCACGCATCGCGATGTGATGGCCGACCCCCTGGTGCGGAGGCACGCGGGGCTGCTCGCGGCGGCGACGGCGACGGTCGCCGACCCCGCCGTACGCAACCGGGGGACACTGGGCGGCTCGCTCGCCCACGCGGACCCGGCGGCGGACCTGCCCGCGGTCGTCCTCGCGCTCGACGGCGAGCTGGTCGCCGCCGGCCCCGCGGGCCTGCGGACCATCCCGGCCCGGGACTTCTTCACCGACTACCTCGAGTCCGCCCTGAGTTCCGACGAGTTGCTGGTCGAGGTGCGCATCCCGAAGGCCGGGGACTGGGGGTTCCGCTACGAGAAGTTCCACCGGGCGGCACAGGCGTGGGCGACGGTCGGTGTCGCGGCCCTCGTCCGCACCGACGGCGGGCGGATCGCCGAGGCCAGGATCGGGCTCACCAACATGGGGCCGACCCCGCTGCGGGCCGCCGCCACCGAGGCGGCGCTCGCGGGCGCGGCAGACGCCGGGGAGGTGGAGCGCGCCGCGCAGGCCGCGGCCGAGGGCACCAGGCCGGCATCGGACCTGTGGGGCTCGTCCGAGTACCGCGAGCACCTGGCACGGGTGCTCACCCGGCGGGCCGTGCTCGCCGCGGCCGGTCCCGCGTGA
- a CDS encoding AAA family ATPase codes for MRRRLEDVGYLVDEGLATACFLALRLHRPVFCEGDAGVGKTSLAGALAGMLGAPLIRLQCYEGIDASQALYDWDFPRQLLHLRAAEAAGVTDVERLEAELYDRRFLVERPLLRALRTQPSVLLVDEVDRADDEFEAFLLELLSEYSVTVPELGTLRAGTPPVVVLTSNRTREVHDALKRRCLYHWFDHPSFARELAIVRGRLPAVSARLAEQVTALVQALRSEELVKPPGVAETIDWAEALDALGATELDAELAVATLGSALKYREDTERARSMDLSAVLARRAAGA; via the coding sequence GTGCGGAGGCGGCTGGAGGACGTCGGCTATCTGGTGGACGAGGGCTTGGCGACCGCGTGCTTCCTGGCGTTGCGGCTGCACCGCCCGGTGTTCTGCGAGGGCGACGCCGGGGTGGGGAAGACCTCGCTCGCGGGCGCGCTGGCCGGGATGCTGGGCGCGCCGCTGATCCGGTTGCAGTGCTACGAGGGGATCGACGCCTCGCAGGCCCTGTACGACTGGGACTTCCCGCGGCAGCTGCTGCACCTGCGCGCGGCGGAGGCGGCCGGGGTGACCGACGTGGAGCGGCTGGAGGCGGAGCTGTACGACCGGCGCTTCCTCGTCGAGCGGCCGTTGCTGCGGGCGCTGCGGACACAGCCGTCGGTGCTGCTCGTCGACGAGGTGGACCGGGCTGACGACGAGTTCGAGGCGTTCCTGCTGGAGCTGCTGTCGGAGTACTCGGTCACCGTTCCCGAACTCGGCACCCTGCGGGCCGGCACCCCTCCCGTGGTGGTGCTGACGTCGAACCGTACGCGGGAGGTGCACGACGCCCTCAAACGGCGCTGCCTGTACCACTGGTTCGACCATCCCTCCTTCGCCCGGGAGCTGGCGATCGTCCGCGGCAGGCTGCCGGCCGTTTCGGCCAGGCTGGCCGAGCAGGTGACCGCTCTCGTCCAGGCCCTGCGCTCCGAGGAACTGGTGAAGCCGCCGGGAGTGGCCGAGACGATCGACTGGGCCGAGGCGCTGGACGCGCTCGGCGCCACGGAGCTGGACGCGGAGTTGGCCGTGGCGACGCTCGGATCGGCGCTGAAGTACCGGGAGGACACGGAGCGGGCCCGCTCCATGGACCTGTCCGCGGTCCTCGCCCGGCGGGCGGCGGGGGCGTGA
- a CDS encoding vWA domain-containing protein yields the protein MAAVGGGTAVLVGFGRALRAAGLEAGPDRVQTFLRALDVLGPHRRADVYWAGRLTLCGGRDDLDRYDRVFAGYFGPRGRAPGPLARPLRAAPPARPAVRETDRVPGSGEDDRRPGAAAALASPAEVLRHRDVAALTAAEREQVRRLLAAFALRGEPRRSARLRPARRGAVDPRRTVREWLRRGGEPALLRRRARAERPRRVVLLVDVSGSMTPYADALLRFAHAAAHRGPAGSRAATEVFTIGTRLTRVTAALGHRDPEAALAAVAAAVPDWRGGTRLGEMLRAFLDRWGQRGMARGAVVVVLSDGWERGDPSLLAAQMRRLHRLAHRVVWANPRKGRPGYAPLAAGMAAALPSVDAFVEGHSVAALEHLAAVVRGAGDA from the coding sequence GTGGCGGCGGTCGGCGGCGGCACCGCGGTGCTGGTGGGTTTCGGGCGCGCGCTGCGCGCGGCGGGGCTGGAGGCGGGGCCGGACCGGGTGCAGACGTTCCTGCGGGCGCTCGACGTGCTCGGGCCGCATCGGCGGGCCGACGTGTACTGGGCCGGGAGGCTCACCCTGTGCGGCGGCCGGGACGACCTCGACCGCTACGACCGGGTGTTCGCCGGCTACTTCGGCCCGCGCGGCCGCGCTCCGGGACCGCTGGCCCGCCCGCTGCGGGCCGCTCCCCCGGCGCGGCCGGCCGTACGGGAGACGGACCGCGTGCCGGGATCCGGCGAGGACGACCGGCGGCCGGGCGCCGCCGCGGCCCTCGCCAGTCCGGCGGAGGTACTGCGCCATCGGGACGTCGCCGCGCTGACGGCCGCCGAACGCGAGCAGGTGCGGCGGCTGCTGGCCGCGTTCGCGCTGCGGGGCGAGCCGCGGCGCTCCGCGCGGCTGCGTCCGGCCCGGCGCGGTGCCGTCGATCCGCGGCGGACGGTGCGGGAGTGGCTGCGCCGAGGCGGGGAGCCGGCGCTGCTGCGCCGACGGGCGCGTGCCGAACGTCCCCGCCGGGTGGTGCTGCTGGTCGACGTGAGCGGATCGATGACGCCGTACGCGGACGCGCTGCTGCGGTTCGCGCACGCGGCGGCGCACCGCGGGCCCGCCGGGTCGCGGGCGGCGACGGAGGTGTTCACGATCGGCACCCGGCTGACCCGGGTGACCGCCGCGCTGGGGCACCGCGACCCGGAGGCCGCGCTGGCGGCGGTGGCCGCCGCCGTCCCGGACTGGCGCGGGGGCACCCGGCTCGGCGAGATGCTGCGGGCCTTCCTGGACCGGTGGGGGCAGCGCGGGATGGCGCGTGGTGCCGTCGTCGTGGTGCTGTCCGACGGCTGGGAGCGCGGTGATCCGTCACTCCTCGCGGCCCAGATGCGGCGGCTGCACCGGCTGGCCCACCGGGTCGTGTGGGCCAATCCGCGCAAGGGCCGGCCCGGCTACGCACCGCTGGCGGCCGGCATGGCGGCGGCCCTGCCCAGTGTCGACGCGTTCGTCGAGGGACACAGCGTGGCGGCGCTGGAGCACCTCGCCGCGGTGGTGAGAGGAGCCGGGGATGCGTGA
- a CDS encoding XdhC family protein yields MREILPALCRWYAGGEPFGLATVVSVSRSAPRGPGAAMAVGPGEEVVGSVSGGCVEGAVFEMAREVLADGAARLHTFGYSDDDAFAVGLTCGGEITVLVRAVSPDTDAVFGAVADSVAAHRPVTVAAVTDGPAPRGATLAVWADEAAGSLGSEGLDAAVAADARGGLAQGSTGMRHYGPRGQRREDDVSVFLHAFAPPPRMLVFGAIDYAAAVARIGDFLGYRVTVCDARPAFATPRRFPEGAEVVVDWPHRYLDRTETDARTVVCVLTHDPKFDVPLLEQALRRPAAYIGAMGSRRTHEDRADRLREAGLGEEQLARLRSPVGLDLGARTPEEVAVSVAAEIVALRWGGSGAPLTETTGAIHSGGSHPGGSHSGSSDSGSSHPGGSHPGGQARGGTGTPAGSAGA; encoded by the coding sequence ATGCGTGAGATTCTGCCTGCCCTGTGTCGCTGGTACGCCGGGGGCGAGCCGTTCGGGCTGGCCACGGTCGTGTCGGTGAGCCGCAGCGCGCCGCGCGGGCCGGGCGCGGCGATGGCCGTGGGGCCGGGCGAGGAGGTCGTAGGCAGCGTGTCGGGCGGTTGTGTGGAGGGCGCGGTCTTCGAGATGGCCCGGGAGGTCCTGGCCGACGGTGCGGCACGGCTGCACACCTTCGGGTACAGCGACGACGACGCGTTCGCGGTCGGGCTGACCTGCGGCGGTGAGATCACCGTGCTGGTCCGGGCCGTCTCCCCGGACACCGACGCGGTGTTCGGGGCGGTGGCCGACTCGGTCGCCGCACACCGCCCGGTGACGGTCGCGGCCGTCACCGACGGCCCGGCCCCGCGGGGCGCCACGCTGGCGGTCTGGGCGGACGAGGCGGCCGGATCGCTCGGCTCCGAGGGACTGGACGCGGCGGTCGCGGCGGACGCCCGCGGCGGCCTCGCCCAGGGATCGACCGGTATGCGGCACTACGGGCCGCGGGGCCAGCGCCGCGAGGACGATGTGTCGGTCTTCCTCCACGCGTTCGCGCCGCCGCCGAGGATGCTGGTGTTCGGGGCCATCGACTACGCGGCGGCCGTCGCCCGGATCGGCGACTTCCTCGGCTACCGGGTCACCGTGTGCGACGCGCGTCCGGCGTTCGCCACGCCCAGGCGGTTCCCGGAGGGTGCCGAGGTCGTCGTGGACTGGCCGCATCGCTATCTGGACCGTACGGAGACCGACGCGCGCACGGTCGTCTGCGTACTGACGCACGATCCGAAGTTCGACGTGCCGCTGCTGGAGCAGGCGCTGCGGCGGCCGGCGGCGTACATCGGCGCGATGGGCAGCCGCCGCACCCACGAGGACCGGGCCGACCGGCTGCGCGAGGCCGGGCTGGGCGAGGAGCAGCTGGCCCGGCTGCGTTCGCCGGTGGGCCTGGACCTCGGGGCCCGCACCCCCGAGGAGGTCGCCGTGTCGGTGGCTGCGGAGATCGTGGCACTCCGCTGGGGCGGAAGCGGGGCGCCGCTGACGGAGACAACCGGGGCGATCCATTCGGGAGGTTCGCATCCCGGCGGTTCGCATTCCGGCAGTTCGGATTCCGGCAGTTCGCATCCCGGCGGTTCGCATCCCGGCGGGCAGGCCCGCGGCGGCACCGGGACCCCGGCGGGGTCCGCCGGCGCATGA
- a CDS encoding SRPBCC family protein, which produces MELRHEFTVPVPVEEAWRALLDIERVAPCLPGTTVQEFDGEKITGTVKVKVGPVTLTYRGTAVFEERDTAAHRMILKASGKEVRGQGTARATVTAGLSASGAGTTVSVLTDFAVTGRPAQIGRGVLAEVGGKLVDRFADCLSGQLAGAPDGGGAAAGTGGRGEPGEPSGAAGGEPSGAAGKDGTGTGTGTEAETKTETETETETSAVTGTAGSAGSTSGLAEPRAPAAPAVSAARAEPGPAGAAEPIDLLRTAGLPVTRRIVPWVLAAAAVGAVAAAAAAAAAAVRRLRR; this is translated from the coding sequence ATGGAACTGCGGCACGAGTTCACCGTCCCGGTGCCGGTCGAGGAGGCCTGGAGGGCGCTCCTCGACATCGAGCGGGTGGCGCCCTGCCTGCCCGGTACGACCGTTCAGGAGTTCGACGGCGAGAAGATCACCGGGACGGTGAAGGTCAAGGTGGGGCCGGTCACACTGACGTACCGGGGAACCGCCGTCTTCGAGGAGCGGGACACGGCGGCGCACCGGATGATCCTGAAGGCGAGCGGCAAGGAGGTGCGGGGGCAGGGCACGGCGCGGGCGACCGTCACGGCCGGGCTCAGCGCCTCCGGCGCGGGGACGACCGTGTCCGTGCTCACCGACTTCGCGGTGACCGGGCGGCCGGCCCAGATCGGGCGGGGTGTGCTGGCCGAGGTCGGCGGGAAGCTGGTGGACCGGTTCGCGGACTGCCTGTCCGGGCAGCTCGCCGGGGCGCCGGACGGCGGGGGCGCGGCAGCGGGGACGGGAGGACGGGGGGAACCGGGAGAGCCGAGCGGGGCCGCCGGAGGAGAGCCGAGCGGGGCCGCCGGAAAGGACGGGACGGGCACGGGCACGGGCACGGAGGCGGAGACGAAGACGGAGACGGAGACGGAGACGGAGACGTCCGCTGTAACGGGAACCGCGGGGTCGGCGGGAAGCACGTCGGGTCTGGCGGAGCCCCGGGCCCCGGCCGCACCCGCCGTATCCGCCGCGCGTGCGGAGCCCGGTCCGGCCGGGGCCGCGGAGCCCATCGACCTGCTGCGGACCGCGGGTCTGCCGGTCACCAGGCGGATCGTCCCGTGGGTGCTCGCCGCGGCAGCCGTCGGTGCCGTGGCGGCCGCGGCGGCCGCGGCGGCCGCGGCAGTTCGGCGCCTGCGGCGCTGA
- a CDS encoding helix-turn-helix domain-containing protein → MTEDDFGEVLTAVGPRLRALRQARGSTLAQIAETTGISLSTLSRLESGGRKPTLELLLPLARAYGVPLDELVGAPAVGDARIRQRPFTRNGQTYVPLTRYLGGMHAYKHIVPPRTKNKGVRPEQKVHEGYEWLYVLTGRLWVALGEHDLVLGAGEAAEFDTRTPHGFANAGDRPVEFLSLFGPQGERMHVRARPSSD, encoded by the coding sequence ATGACGGAAGACGATTTCGGCGAGGTGCTGACGGCCGTGGGGCCTCGGTTGCGGGCCCTGCGGCAGGCGCGCGGCAGCACGCTCGCCCAGATCGCCGAGACGACCGGGATCTCGCTGAGCACGCTGTCGCGGCTGGAGTCCGGCGGACGCAAGCCCACGCTCGAACTGCTGCTGCCACTGGCCCGGGCGTACGGCGTGCCGCTGGACGAACTGGTCGGCGCCCCGGCCGTCGGGGACGCCCGCATCCGGCAGCGCCCCTTCACCCGGAACGGGCAGACGTACGTACCGCTGACGCGGTACCTCGGGGGCATGCACGCCTACAAGCACATCGTGCCGCCGCGTACGAAGAACAAGGGCGTGCGTCCGGAGCAGAAGGTGCACGAGGGCTACGAATGGCTGTACGTCCTCACCGGGCGGCTGTGGGTGGCGCTCGGCGAACACGACCTGGTCCTGGGCGCGGGTGAGGCCGCGGAGTTCGACACCCGCACCCCGCACGGCTTCGCCAACGCCGGTGACCGGCCGGTGGAGTTCCTGTCCCTGTTCGGGCCCCAGGGCGAGCGGATGCACGTACGGGCACGCCCGTCCTCGGACTGA